A DNA window from Argopecten irradians isolate NY chromosome 10, Ai_NY, whole genome shotgun sequence contains the following coding sequences:
- the LOC138333567 gene encoding mucosa-associated lymphoid tissue lymphoma translocation protein 1-like isoform X2 encodes MDHLQRGTGVSMNRRNISQLPAKITQEIEKSLDYNPETCGWRAFLKIASSLRDDYEFSQSEIESKFGCSVFGKGSPTNRLISELGARGMIVQELIYVLDQLRLENLLIDLKPYEEIHIIRQPAEMKELDEGDQLELHVEAVGFPYPRYQWFKLHGSEYDEIEGAIHSTLRISQTCPGDCGTYCCRLCNGGSSDHCKFTEPSTVKIHYRPLTATETKNPSKEAFYEPVLPQVLTQPDDVSVNVQDRVELSCAGIGHKPLTYEWLKNGEVIASNKDSGNLVFPDVTLKHQGTYTCVIRNQFGKVHSRDVTVEVNPEATIRAYHSEGIDIILNPKTSSVEVGGSCLFSVEARCRYPLTYKWYKDQQPWACDEKDLKFYNLQDHNLQGTYQCVVSCPKTGQSVLSHPACLHIKSPSSLSNSEYRATDKVALLIGNYDYMNETTLKAPSNDVAKMSEAFRSLDFKVVSLLNLTKQEMNAAIHEFCNLLGKGVYGVFYFCGHGFEENGQSYFVPPDARSGYTIEDCISSKDVLRAMQKADPALVTLILDICRIKNKIPSKPPSNTSGVTGRESPGMPEPKGNCVSIYATSEGMFAFEDRENGILVKYLQKFIYQNKPVSYFFNDVIDAWKQDPQHCKIQIPEIKSTLLDWRRSLSDRILTTGHTQAYHARTQMWRKAHETPKPQEIKIPELGHLTVELSFQMEFSNVIHLYTAIKNPGNTYRSIAFPYDWPKSISMMGDIKNVTETPLTRSTSESPIPRAITKSTFQDLQKLRDNMELKIVIKYCLKDGVEKHYMTDKINLGLPLIANLHLYNRVTEPIEHIDES; translated from the exons ATGGATCACTTGCAAAGAGGGACTGGTGTTTCAATGAACCGGAGAAATATATCACAACTACCAGCGAAGATTACAcaagaaattgaaaaaagttTGGACTACAATCCAGAGACATGTGGTTGGCGTGCCTTTTTGAAAATTGCATCAAGTCTGAGGGATGATTATGAATTCAG TCAGTCTGAAATTGAGAGCAAATTTGGATGCTCTGTGTTTGGAAAAGGCAGTCCTACCAACAGACTGATCTCAGAACTTGGAGCTCGTGGCATGATTGTTCAAGAACTTATTTATGTATTGGATCAACTCCGATTGGAAAACCTTCTGATAGATTTGAAACCCTatg AGGAAATTCACATTATCCGTCAGCCTGCAGAGATGAAAGAACTGGATGAGGGGGACCAATTAGAACTACATGTGGAGGCGGTAGGATTTCCTTACCCTCGATATCAGTGGTTTAAACTCCACGGCTCAGAATACGACGAGATTGAAGGAGCTATTCATTCCACCCTTAGGATCAGTCAAACCTG TCCAGGAGACTGTGGTACATATTGTTGTCGTTTATGCAATGGAGGAAGCAGTGATCACTGTAAGTTCACTGAGCCATCCACAGTCAAAATTCACTACAGACCTTTGACAGCCACAGAAACTAAAAATCCTTCCAAGGAAGCTTTTTACGAAC CTGTGTTGCCACAAGTTTTGACCCAGCCAGATGATGTAAGTGTTAACGTACAGGACAGAGTAGAACTCTCTTGTGCCGGAATTGGTCATAAACCTCTCACATACGAATGGCTAAAGAATGGAGAAGTGATTGCTAGCAACAAGGATTCAGGAAATTTAGTA TTTCCTGATGTCACCTTGAAGCACCAGGGGACATATACCTGTGTGATCAGGAACCAGTTTGGTAAAGTTCACAGTAGAGACGTTACAGTGGAAGTGAACCCAGAGGCGACTATCCGAG CTTACCATAGTGAAG GCATTGATATTATACTGAACCCAAAGACATCAAGCGTGGAAGTGGGAGGCAGCTGTTTATTTTCTGTGGAGGCGAGATGTCGATATCCTCTCACCTATAAGTGGTACAAAGACCAACAACCGTGGG CGTGTGACGAGAAAGATCTCAAGTTTTACAACCTCCAGGACCATAATTTACAAGGAACTTATCAGTGTGTTGTGTCATGTCCAAAAACTGGCCAGTCTGTCCTTTCTCATCCTGCCTGCCTGCACATCAAGTCTCCATCCAGCCTCAGTAATTCAGAGTATAGAG CCACAGACAAAGTTGCGTTATTAATAGGAAATTATGACTACATGAATGAAACAACTCTGAAGGCTCCCAGCAATGATGTGGCCAAGATGTCCGAAGCTTTCAGGAGTCTGGATTTCAAGGTTGTGTCATTGCTAAACTTAACGAAACAGGAAATGAACGCAGCAATTCACGAGTTTTGTAATTTGCTCGGAAAGGGCGTGTATGGTGTGTTCTATTTTTGTGGTCATGGCTTTGAGGAGAATGGACAAAGTTATTTTGTGCCTCCTGACGCTAGAAGTGGTTACACGATTGAAGACTGTATATCCTCAAAGGACGTTCTCCGGGCCATGCAAAAGGCTGATCCAGCCTTAGTTACTCTTATTCTAGATATTTGCAGAATCAA AAACAAAATACCAAGCAAACCTCCTTCAAATACGAGTGGAGTGACCGGTCGGGAGAGTCCAGGCATGCCCGAGCCTAAAGGCAACTGTGTGTCCATCTATGCCAC GAGTGAAGGAATGTTTGCTTTTGAGGATCGTGAGAATGGAATATTAGTGAAATATTTACAGAAATTTATCTATCAAAACAAGCCAGTTAGTTATTTCTTCAATGATGTTATTGATG CATGGAAACAGGATCCCCAGCACTGTAAGATACAGATTCCAGAGATCAAATCAACCTTGCTGGACTGGAGGCGATCACTGTCAGATAGaatactgaccactggtcacaCACAGGCTTATCACGCTCGGACACAGATGTGGAGAAAAGCTCATG AAACACCAAAACCTCAGGAAATCAAAATACCGGAGCTGGGACACTTGACAGTGGAGCTCTCATTCCAGATGGAGTTCTCAAATGTCATTCATTTATACACTGCCATCAAGAACCCTGGCAACACCTACCGGTCTATAGCATTTCCTTATGACTGGCCAAAG AGCATATCCATGATGGGAGACATAAAAAATGTGACAGAGACTCCTCTCACTCGCAGTACATCTGAAAGTCCGATTCCAAGGGCCATAACCAAGTCGACTTTCCAGGACCTTCAGAAATTACGG GACAATATGGAGCTGAAAATTGTTATCAAGTATTGTCTGAAGGATGGAGTAGAGAAACATTACATGACGGACAAAATCAACCTTGGTCTCCCACTCATTGCCAACCTTCACCTTTACAACAGGGTCACAGAACCAATAGAGCATATCGATGAATCCTAG
- the LOC138333567 gene encoding mucosa-associated lymphoid tissue lymphoma translocation protein 1-like isoform X1 → MDHLQRGTGVSMNRRNISQLPAKITQEIEKSLDYNPETCGWRAFLKIASSLRDDYEFSQSEIESKFGCSVFGKGSPTNRLISELGARGMIVQELIYVLDQLRLENLLIDLKPYEEIHIIRQPAEMKELDEGDQLELHVEAVGFPYPRYQWFKLHGSEYDEIEGAIHSTLRISQTCPGDCGTYCCRLCNGGSSDHCKFTEPSTVKIHYRPLTATETKNPSKEAFYEREPSKPVLPQVLTQPDDVSVNVQDRVELSCAGIGHKPLTYEWLKNGEVIASNKDSGNLVFPDVTLKHQGTYTCVIRNQFGKVHSRDVTVEVNPEATIRAYHSEGIDIILNPKTSSVEVGGSCLFSVEARCRYPLTYKWYKDQQPWACDEKDLKFYNLQDHNLQGTYQCVVSCPKTGQSVLSHPACLHIKSPSSLSNSEYRATDKVALLIGNYDYMNETTLKAPSNDVAKMSEAFRSLDFKVVSLLNLTKQEMNAAIHEFCNLLGKGVYGVFYFCGHGFEENGQSYFVPPDARSGYTIEDCISSKDVLRAMQKADPALVTLILDICRIKNKIPSKPPSNTSGVTGRESPGMPEPKGNCVSIYATSEGMFAFEDRENGILVKYLQKFIYQNKPVSYFFNDVIDAWKQDPQHCKIQIPEIKSTLLDWRRSLSDRILTTGHTQAYHARTQMWRKAHETPKPQEIKIPELGHLTVELSFQMEFSNVIHLYTAIKNPGNTYRSIAFPYDWPKSISMMGDIKNVTETPLTRSTSESPIPRAITKSTFQDLQKLRDNMELKIVIKYCLKDGVEKHYMTDKINLGLPLIANLHLYNRVTEPIEHIDES, encoded by the exons ATGGATCACTTGCAAAGAGGGACTGGTGTTTCAATGAACCGGAGAAATATATCACAACTACCAGCGAAGATTACAcaagaaattgaaaaaagttTGGACTACAATCCAGAGACATGTGGTTGGCGTGCCTTTTTGAAAATTGCATCAAGTCTGAGGGATGATTATGAATTCAG TCAGTCTGAAATTGAGAGCAAATTTGGATGCTCTGTGTTTGGAAAAGGCAGTCCTACCAACAGACTGATCTCAGAACTTGGAGCTCGTGGCATGATTGTTCAAGAACTTATTTATGTATTGGATCAACTCCGATTGGAAAACCTTCTGATAGATTTGAAACCCTatg AGGAAATTCACATTATCCGTCAGCCTGCAGAGATGAAAGAACTGGATGAGGGGGACCAATTAGAACTACATGTGGAGGCGGTAGGATTTCCTTACCCTCGATATCAGTGGTTTAAACTCCACGGCTCAGAATACGACGAGATTGAAGGAGCTATTCATTCCACCCTTAGGATCAGTCAAACCTG TCCAGGAGACTGTGGTACATATTGTTGTCGTTTATGCAATGGAGGAAGCAGTGATCACTGTAAGTTCACTGAGCCATCCACAGTCAAAATTCACTACAGACCTTTGACAGCCACAGAAACTAAAAATCCTTCCAAGGAAGCTTTTTACGAACGTGAGCCAAGTAAAC CTGTGTTGCCACAAGTTTTGACCCAGCCAGATGATGTAAGTGTTAACGTACAGGACAGAGTAGAACTCTCTTGTGCCGGAATTGGTCATAAACCTCTCACATACGAATGGCTAAAGAATGGAGAAGTGATTGCTAGCAACAAGGATTCAGGAAATTTAGTA TTTCCTGATGTCACCTTGAAGCACCAGGGGACATATACCTGTGTGATCAGGAACCAGTTTGGTAAAGTTCACAGTAGAGACGTTACAGTGGAAGTGAACCCAGAGGCGACTATCCGAG CTTACCATAGTGAAG GCATTGATATTATACTGAACCCAAAGACATCAAGCGTGGAAGTGGGAGGCAGCTGTTTATTTTCTGTGGAGGCGAGATGTCGATATCCTCTCACCTATAAGTGGTACAAAGACCAACAACCGTGGG CGTGTGACGAGAAAGATCTCAAGTTTTACAACCTCCAGGACCATAATTTACAAGGAACTTATCAGTGTGTTGTGTCATGTCCAAAAACTGGCCAGTCTGTCCTTTCTCATCCTGCCTGCCTGCACATCAAGTCTCCATCCAGCCTCAGTAATTCAGAGTATAGAG CCACAGACAAAGTTGCGTTATTAATAGGAAATTATGACTACATGAATGAAACAACTCTGAAGGCTCCCAGCAATGATGTGGCCAAGATGTCCGAAGCTTTCAGGAGTCTGGATTTCAAGGTTGTGTCATTGCTAAACTTAACGAAACAGGAAATGAACGCAGCAATTCACGAGTTTTGTAATTTGCTCGGAAAGGGCGTGTATGGTGTGTTCTATTTTTGTGGTCATGGCTTTGAGGAGAATGGACAAAGTTATTTTGTGCCTCCTGACGCTAGAAGTGGTTACACGATTGAAGACTGTATATCCTCAAAGGACGTTCTCCGGGCCATGCAAAAGGCTGATCCAGCCTTAGTTACTCTTATTCTAGATATTTGCAGAATCAA AAACAAAATACCAAGCAAACCTCCTTCAAATACGAGTGGAGTGACCGGTCGGGAGAGTCCAGGCATGCCCGAGCCTAAAGGCAACTGTGTGTCCATCTATGCCAC GAGTGAAGGAATGTTTGCTTTTGAGGATCGTGAGAATGGAATATTAGTGAAATATTTACAGAAATTTATCTATCAAAACAAGCCAGTTAGTTATTTCTTCAATGATGTTATTGATG CATGGAAACAGGATCCCCAGCACTGTAAGATACAGATTCCAGAGATCAAATCAACCTTGCTGGACTGGAGGCGATCACTGTCAGATAGaatactgaccactggtcacaCACAGGCTTATCACGCTCGGACACAGATGTGGAGAAAAGCTCATG AAACACCAAAACCTCAGGAAATCAAAATACCGGAGCTGGGACACTTGACAGTGGAGCTCTCATTCCAGATGGAGTTCTCAAATGTCATTCATTTATACACTGCCATCAAGAACCCTGGCAACACCTACCGGTCTATAGCATTTCCTTATGACTGGCCAAAG AGCATATCCATGATGGGAGACATAAAAAATGTGACAGAGACTCCTCTCACTCGCAGTACATCTGAAAGTCCGATTCCAAGGGCCATAACCAAGTCGACTTTCCAGGACCTTCAGAAATTACGG GACAATATGGAGCTGAAAATTGTTATCAAGTATTGTCTGAAGGATGGAGTAGAGAAACATTACATGACGGACAAAATCAACCTTGGTCTCCCACTCATTGCCAACCTTCACCTTTACAACAGGGTCACAGAACCAATAGAGCATATCGATGAATCCTAG